The Planococcus donghaensis genome contains a region encoding:
- a CDS encoding DUF2187 family protein, whose protein sequence is MAFQPHEKEVSEFVAARYIGEWISFTRNGVDVNGTIFKIMDNSVIVEISPEDAKEIGAASNMTVISHKKYRIIES, encoded by the coding sequence ATGGCTTTCCAACCCCATGAAAAAGAAGTATCAGAATTTGTAGCAGCGCGCTACATAGGCGAATGGATTTCATTCACTCGTAACGGCGTCGATGTTAACGGCACCATCTTTAAAATTATGGACAACTCGGTGATTGTTGAAATTTCACCAGAAGACGCAAAAGAAATTGGTGCGGCATCCAACATGACCGTAATTTCACATAAGAAATACCGCATTATCGAATCATAA
- a CDS encoding transcriptional regulator, producing the protein MLHVKLMKPFYTKKEGHLVKFVFAYQYFSIMKDDELFHFIPVEGKEIIVNLNTFQVENLSEVFVFQKGNRFIRLPLYQLLLVSDIHKHLQAILQEEREEVIEVNDQTRKEATDAIHFLEQANYSRMIDEALSSGDRAMFDELLAQQRESEQLYGGL; encoded by the coding sequence ATGTTGCATGTAAAACTTATGAAGCCGTTCTATACGAAAAAAGAAGGGCATCTGGTGAAGTTTGTGTTCGCTTATCAGTATTTCTCAATCATGAAAGATGACGAGTTGTTCCACTTTATTCCGGTGGAAGGTAAAGAAATTATCGTCAACCTCAATACATTTCAAGTAGAGAATCTTTCTGAAGTGTTCGTCTTCCAAAAAGGCAATCGCTTTATTCGCTTGCCTCTATACCAGTTGTTGCTCGTATCTGATATACACAAACATCTCCAAGCTATACTGCAGGAAGAAAGAGAAGAAGTTATTGAGGTAAACGATCAAACGAGAAAAGAAGCGACGGATGCCATTCATTTTCTAGAACAGGCAAACTACAGTCGTATGATTGATGAAGCTTTAAGTTCAGGAGACCGGGCGATGTTTGATGAGTTATTAGCACAGCAGCGCGAATCAGAACAATTATATGGAGGTTTGTAA
- a CDS encoding DEAD/DEAH box helicase, translated as MNQFQTEGSRLYYLTINRGELFRIQAANEAGNRIPPEIWKSYLYFLDKDSFYGLTAQTDGLDLVLTPADFVRLFQNEPHHYVTFAGQRAEDESWLKLAEKVADSLSDPDLWDHVSVEADNIVISDKYGDKEIRTFLADTIHHQLRQKGLTVAQLPYIQGFVQQAGWQGLPDVDDYVVAVQLSEPDEDEFWSFKFVMRSKRGSVYWSPSKRRANEPIPKALPEKWRSFASDIKERQALILSLCPSIESFDEDRFYHVEWTDAEILEFLRNDAEILQAFGVEVSIPSWLKAVQESKIRVKANVNSTIKKASVVGLDQIINFDWQFSLNGHDLSMQDFQRLVSENKEFIRIGNEWVRVDSNLLMQLRKMIEEAEDADWTIKDMLFQNVPEIMLEETTEEDDPLVEFHLNRSLKTLLDKLLDKRDLPETALPKNLLTELRPYQKIGFDYLVFMRQEGFGLCLADDMGLGKTVQLITYLLHVHGKNPDQPSLIVCPTSVLGNWQKELERFAPDLKVVTHYGSVRPKGDDFNAFLAEEKPDVVLSTYGIASSDGEEMQSLHWSSITLDEAQNIKNMYTKQSRTIRKFKGDHHIALTGTPIENRLSELWSIFDFINKGYLYRIKQFQENFMIPIERDNSEEHKEKLRQRIQPFLLRRTKKDPDLQLNLPEKQEQLEYCPLTPEQAALYEGLVQDTVQKMETLTGFEKKGLVLKMLSKLKQLCNHPSLYLKEPYTNAAEILPRSQKLERIVTLAGEIAERGEQCLIFTQYIGMGHILQQAINELYGHEVPFLTGSMPKQQRDSLVAQFQAGKFPIFILSLKAGGTGLNLTAATHVLHADRWWNPAVENQATDRAYRIGQTQFVHVHKFVTIGTIEEKIDSLLVQKQSMSEEFIQSSQWMTDLSDNDLKELFTYSL; from the coding sequence ATGAATCAATTCCAAACTGAAGGAAGCCGTCTCTACTATTTAACCATCAATCGTGGAGAACTTTTCCGCATTCAGGCCGCCAATGAAGCTGGCAATCGGATTCCACCAGAAATCTGGAAGTCGTATTTGTATTTTCTGGATAAAGATAGCTTTTACGGCTTGACGGCACAAACTGATGGGTTGGATCTCGTCTTAACGCCAGCGGATTTTGTGCGATTGTTTCAAAACGAACCTCATCACTACGTAACATTTGCTGGGCAACGTGCAGAAGATGAAAGTTGGCTTAAGCTTGCTGAAAAAGTTGCTGACTCGTTAAGTGACCCTGATTTATGGGACCATGTATCGGTTGAAGCAGACAATATTGTGATTAGTGACAAGTATGGAGACAAGGAAATACGAACATTTCTTGCAGATACGATTCACCATCAATTGCGTCAAAAAGGCTTAACAGTTGCTCAACTTCCTTATATTCAAGGCTTTGTGCAACAAGCTGGATGGCAAGGTTTGCCGGATGTCGATGATTATGTGGTTGCCGTGCAATTGAGCGAACCTGATGAAGATGAATTTTGGTCTTTTAAATTCGTTATGCGTTCAAAACGTGGCAGTGTTTATTGGTCTCCTTCTAAACGTCGTGCAAATGAACCGATACCTAAAGCGTTACCAGAGAAATGGCGTTCGTTTGCGTCAGATATTAAAGAGCGCCAAGCGCTAATATTGAGTTTATGTCCTTCTATTGAAAGCTTTGATGAAGATCGTTTTTATCATGTGGAATGGACAGATGCAGAAATTCTTGAATTTTTGCGGAATGACGCCGAAATCTTACAAGCTTTTGGAGTTGAAGTGTCTATCCCTTCATGGTTAAAAGCTGTTCAAGAATCAAAAATTCGGGTTAAAGCCAATGTCAATTCAACGATTAAAAAAGCATCGGTTGTTGGCCTTGACCAAATCATTAATTTTGACTGGCAGTTCTCATTAAATGGTCACGATCTCAGCATGCAAGATTTTCAGCGCTTAGTTTCGGAGAACAAAGAATTTATCCGCATCGGAAACGAATGGGTACGTGTAGATTCAAATTTGCTGATGCAGTTGCGAAAAATGATTGAAGAAGCAGAAGATGCCGATTGGACCATTAAAGATATGTTGTTCCAAAACGTTCCGGAAATCATGCTTGAAGAAACAACTGAGGAAGACGATCCGCTCGTTGAATTCCATTTGAATAGATCACTTAAAACGCTGCTCGACAAACTTCTTGATAAACGTGATTTACCAGAAACAGCGTTGCCAAAAAACTTATTAACTGAGCTCCGGCCTTACCAGAAAATCGGCTTTGATTATTTAGTATTTATGCGCCAAGAAGGGTTTGGGTTGTGTTTAGCAGATGATATGGGTCTTGGAAAAACGGTTCAACTTATTACGTATTTGCTACATGTTCATGGAAAAAATCCTGATCAGCCATCGTTAATTGTTTGTCCAACTTCCGTTCTTGGGAACTGGCAAAAAGAGTTAGAGCGCTTTGCACCTGATTTAAAAGTGGTCACGCATTATGGCAGTGTTCGTCCAAAAGGCGACGATTTCAATGCCTTTTTGGCTGAAGAAAAACCTGATGTTGTGTTATCAACTTATGGCATCGCCTCTTCCGATGGAGAAGAAATGCAAAGTTTGCATTGGTCGAGTATTACACTTGATGAAGCGCAAAACATCAAAAACATGTACACGAAACAATCGCGGACAATTCGTAAATTCAAAGGCGATCACCATATTGCGTTGACAGGCACGCCGATTGAAAACCGTTTGTCTGAATTATGGTCGATATTCGACTTTATCAATAAAGGTTACCTTTATCGCATCAAGCAATTCCAAGAAAATTTCATGATTCCAATCGAACGTGACAATTCTGAAGAGCATAAAGAAAAATTGCGTCAGCGCATTCAGCCATTCTTGCTTCGCCGGACGAAAAAAGATCCCGACTTGCAATTAAACTTGCCTGAAAAACAAGAACAACTGGAATATTGCCCACTGACACCAGAACAAGCCGCTTTATATGAAGGCTTGGTCCAGGATACGGTGCAGAAAATGGAGACGCTCACAGGTTTCGAGAAAAAAGGATTAGTATTGAAAATGCTGAGCAAATTAAAGCAGCTATGTAATCATCCGTCTCTTTACTTAAAAGAGCCGTATACGAACGCCGCTGAAATTCTGCCTCGTTCTCAAAAACTAGAGCGCATTGTGACCTTAGCCGGGGAAATTGCAGAACGCGGGGAACAATGTTTGATATTTACACAATACATCGGTATGGGGCATATCCTACAACAAGCGATAAACGAGTTGTATGGTCATGAAGTGCCATTCTTAACCGGTAGCATGCCAAAACAACAACGTGATTCATTGGTAGCTCAGTTCCAAGCGGGGAAATTCCCGATTTTCATCTTATCTCTAAAAGCAGGCGGTACCGGTCTTAACTTAACGGCTGCTACACATGTTTTACATGCGGATAGATGGTGGAATCCTGCAGTAGAAAACCAGGCAACCGACCGTGCTTACCGTATTGGTCAAACTCAATTTGTTCATGTCCATAAATTTGTGACGATTGGAACGATTGAAGAAAAAATCGATTCTTTACTGGTTCAAAAGCAATCGATGTCCGAAGAATTTATCCAATCTAGCCAATGGATGACCGACCTTTCAGATAATGACTTGAAAGAACTGTTTACTTATTCACTATAA
- a CDS encoding DMT family transporter: MNKWKIYGILTAVMIVWGFNLSAVKYMLGYVEPVTLTAFRILLAGLSVMAILASFKMFRWPAKSEWKFIFLGSLLNVVAHHYFLSNGLSITTGSNAGLILGTGPMLTAVLVSLIMRNYPSKLQWFGVVVGFAGVAATVMVGSGATTGLNVGDIFVFISILAQVLSYIVIANAARTLDPRILTGYMFITGSLVLFIISLLQEPGEIKAFAAAPISFWVAFVFSAMLGTAVGHMLYNYSIGQAGPTKAAIFMNLNTLFSLVGASVLLNEKITLGHIYGLVLIVIGVLFGSGAAEDLLKKRKKRLAP, encoded by the coding sequence TTGAATAAATGGAAAATCTACGGCATCTTAACGGCTGTCATGATTGTGTGGGGCTTTAATTTATCGGCCGTCAAATACATGTTGGGCTATGTCGAGCCTGTCACATTAACGGCTTTTCGTATATTGTTAGCGGGATTATCGGTAATGGCCATACTCGCGAGCTTTAAAATGTTCCGCTGGCCAGCTAAAAGCGAATGGAAATTTATTTTTCTCGGCTCGTTACTAAATGTAGTAGCACACCATTATTTCTTATCAAATGGTTTATCAATTACGACAGGTTCGAATGCGGGGTTAATTTTAGGAACGGGTCCGATGTTAACGGCGGTGCTCGTGTCGCTCATTATGCGCAATTATCCGTCTAAGTTGCAATGGTTCGGCGTTGTGGTGGGCTTTGCAGGAGTCGCTGCGACAGTAATGGTTGGAAGTGGGGCGACAACAGGGTTAAACGTGGGAGATATTTTTGTGTTTATCTCCATATTGGCGCAAGTATTGAGCTATATTGTCATTGCCAATGCAGCGCGTACACTCGATCCGCGCATCTTAACAGGGTATATGTTTATAACAGGCTCTCTCGTATTGTTCATCATTTCACTCCTACAAGAACCAGGAGAAATCAAAGCGTTCGCTGCGGCACCTATTTCGTTTTGGGTTGCGTTTGTGTTTTCCGCGATGCTTGGAACAGCAGTTGGTCATATGCTTTACAATTACTCAATTGGCCAAGCAGGACCAACAAAAGCGGCAATCTTTATGAACTTAAATACCTTGTTTTCATTAGTCGGCGCCAGCGTGTTGTTAAATGAAAAAATCACGTTAGGGCATATATATGGATTGGTGCTTATTGTCATTGGTGTGCTATTTGGATCAGGTGCAGCTGAAGATTTATTGAAAAAACGCAAGAAACGGCTCGCACCTTGA
- a CDS encoding M20/M25/M40 family metallo-hydrolase, which yields MATLWGTPEKLQQLLCELVSWKSMTLTDGEVEFAYKLKDKLMELPYFQENPDYISAGEVNWERQSITALYKHPEAVDTIVLLSHFDTVHTGEYGDLEPLACSPVELGEAFKLIRDELDVDTLKDLDSGEYLFGRGTMDMKAGLALHMALIEKAAIENWPINLLLLTVPDEEVNSAGMRYGVSRLLDLERKHGLEYILFLNGEPVFGMKPGDTSHYLYTGSIGKIMPSALFYGKETHVGEPLSGITSSYISTYLTHRMEWNTSFKEVVYGETTPLPVTLTQRDMKLEYSAQTPYRTSAMYNVFTMERNAGEVFDIFENIAIEAAAHCERDYHAMCERENIEPVGGINVMRYEKLIEYARNKFGHDYITDLLHETLMMPDLDIREKSMHVTDILLINCQELTPAMVLMFAPPYYPSVNSSENELVKRCVEQVTTNAKEKFDLEVKQGHFFNGISDLSYVSYNDQSDGWVAYENNTPVYGDSYSIPFQAMKELKAPVLNVGPYGKDAHKRTERLHIKNTFEEMPVLLEDMILSIPVKSRH from the coding sequence GTGGCTACGTTATGGGGAACGCCAGAAAAACTGCAACAATTACTATGTGAACTTGTCAGCTGGAAAAGTATGACTTTAACAGATGGAGAAGTGGAATTTGCTTACAAGCTAAAAGATAAATTAATGGAGCTTCCATATTTTCAGGAAAATCCTGACTATATTAGTGCAGGAGAAGTCAATTGGGAACGCCAAAGCATTACCGCTCTTTACAAGCACCCAGAAGCAGTCGATACCATCGTTTTACTTAGTCATTTCGATACTGTTCATACTGGCGAATATGGCGACTTGGAACCTTTAGCTTGTAGCCCGGTAGAATTAGGCGAAGCCTTTAAACTTATTCGCGACGAATTAGATGTCGACACATTAAAAGATCTTGATTCTGGAGAATACTTATTCGGCCGCGGCACGATGGACATGAAAGCTGGACTTGCGCTTCACATGGCATTGATCGAAAAAGCTGCTATTGAAAATTGGCCGATCAATTTACTGCTCCTTACAGTTCCAGATGAAGAAGTAAACTCAGCAGGCATGCGCTATGGTGTTTCGAGATTGCTCGACCTTGAGCGTAAGCACGGCTTAGAATATATTCTCTTTTTAAACGGTGAACCTGTTTTTGGAATGAAACCTGGAGATACGTCCCATTATTTATATACGGGATCTATTGGAAAAATTATGCCCTCCGCTTTATTTTATGGAAAAGAAACCCATGTTGGAGAACCTTTATCAGGTATTACCTCAAGTTATATTTCAACATACTTAACACATCGCATGGAATGGAACACCAGCTTTAAAGAAGTGGTCTACGGCGAAACAACACCTCTACCGGTAACGTTAACGCAACGGGATATGAAATTAGAATACTCAGCGCAGACTCCTTATCGCACGTCAGCGATGTACAACGTCTTCACAATGGAACGCAACGCAGGAGAAGTATTCGATATTTTCGAGAACATCGCCATCGAAGCAGCTGCCCATTGCGAACGCGATTACCACGCCATGTGTGAACGTGAAAACATCGAACCTGTCGGCGGCATTAACGTCATGCGCTACGAAAAACTAATCGAATACGCGCGCAATAAATTCGGCCACGACTACATCACAGACTTGTTACACGAAACATTAATGATGCCCGACTTAGACATACGTGAAAAATCTATGCACGTTACAGATATTTTGCTCATTAACTGCCAAGAACTAACGCCGGCAATGGTGCTGATGTTCGCACCACCGTATTACCCGTCCGTTAATTCATCTGAAAACGAATTGGTCAAACGCTGCGTCGAACAAGTCACAACAAACGCCAAAGAAAAATTCGACCTCGAAGTCAAACAAGGTCATTTCTTCAACGGCATCTCAGACTTGAGCTACGTCAGCTACAACGACCAAAGCGACGGCTGGGTCGCGTACGAAAACAACACACCCGTTTACGGCGATTCGTACAGCATCCCATTCCAAGCAATGAAAGAGCTAAAAGCACCCGTCTTAAACGTCGGTCCTTACGGCAAAGATGCACACAAACGCACAGAACGTCTACACATCAAAAACACATTCGAAGAAATGCCGGTCCTGTTAGAAGACATGATCCTCTCAATACCCGTAAAAAGTCGCCACTAA
- a CDS encoding C40 family peptidase, producing the protein MNRLLQTESTAWVCSVPVATVWTAPEKVRPVDAAGIAEYPNLNHWLQSMNQEDNQDLVNSNRIQTQLLYGEPVLIEEVVEDWAKIIALWQPCQKDERGYPGWVPITQLKEVETLTELGYARVTQNKAQLWTENFKPLKVVSFNTMLPVKEIGEFIRLQTPDGDALVMTDAVEIVSAYNQRPKGSGVDIATHGVRFLDLPYLWAGMSSYGFDCSGLTYNLMKANGVIISRDAVDQVLEGNGIDSQNAENWQIGDLLFFAHDEGKGKIHHVGVYYGNGLMLHSPKPGKSVEIIELAGTKHEVELYAVRRFTEIED; encoded by the coding sequence GTGAATCGTTTGTTACAGACAGAATCCACGGCATGGGTATGCAGTGTTCCCGTTGCAACCGTTTGGACCGCCCCAGAAAAAGTGCGTCCCGTCGATGCAGCAGGAATTGCGGAGTATCCGAATTTGAATCACTGGCTCCAAAGTATGAATCAGGAAGACAATCAAGACTTGGTTAATAGCAACCGAATCCAAACGCAACTTCTATACGGCGAACCTGTATTGATCGAGGAAGTAGTGGAGGACTGGGCAAAAATCATCGCCCTATGGCAACCGTGTCAAAAAGACGAACGCGGCTATCCGGGGTGGGTGCCTATCACTCAATTAAAAGAAGTCGAAACCTTAACCGAACTTGGCTATGCTCGTGTAACGCAAAACAAAGCCCAGCTTTGGACAGAAAATTTCAAGCCATTAAAAGTCGTATCATTTAATACAATGCTGCCAGTGAAAGAGATTGGTGAATTTATTCGATTGCAAACACCAGATGGGGATGCATTAGTGATGACGGATGCTGTGGAAATCGTTAGCGCTTATAATCAACGTCCAAAAGGAAGCGGAGTAGATATCGCTACTCACGGGGTGAGATTTTTAGATTTGCCTTATTTATGGGCGGGAATGTCGAGTTACGGTTTTGATTGTTCCGGGCTTACGTATAATTTAATGAAAGCAAATGGTGTAATTATTTCGCGTGATGCGGTGGACCAAGTGTTAGAAGGAAACGGGATTGATTCACAAAATGCTGAGAATTGGCAGATCGGGGATTTATTATTTTTTGCTCACGATGAAGGCAAAGGGAAAATCCATCACGTTGGGGTGTATTATGGCAATGGGCTCATGCTTCATTCGCCAAAACCTGGAAAGTCAGTCGAAATCATCGAACTCGCAGGAACAAAGCATGAAGTCGAGTTATATGCGGTTCGTCGATTTACAGAAATCGAAGACTGA
- a CDS encoding YhdT family protein, giving the protein MEETDWRFKIAHREALIGVGLALFNFIWWFGFAYGLGSRPVEEYSYIFGLPDWFFYSCIVGFLLICVLVIVIVKFFFTAVPFDEEEEL; this is encoded by the coding sequence ATGGAAGAAACGGATTGGCGTTTTAAAATAGCTCACCGCGAAGCGTTGATTGGCGTAGGATTAGCCTTATTTAATTTTATTTGGTGGTTTGGTTTTGCTTACGGTTTAGGCTCGCGCCCCGTTGAAGAATATAGTTATATTTTTGGTTTGCCGGATTGGTTTTTTTATAGCTGTATTGTTGGATTTTTACTGATCTGCGTGTTGGTGATCGTCATCGTAAAATTCTTTTTCACGGCAGTCCCATTTGATGAAGAGGAGGAGCTTTGA
- the panF gene encoding sodium/pantothenate symporter, protein MNYAVLVPMLAFLVIIFFIGYWSSRKLSASSNFISDYFLGGRELGGFVLAMTMVATYGSASSFLGGPGTAYTMGFGWVLLAMAQVVTGYFVLMILGKKYAIMARRYKAVTMIDFLKARYNSTIVVLLSAFSIIVFLFSAMAAQWIGGARLVESLTGLSYNSALFLFAISVLVYVTIGGFRAVALTDAVQGAVMLVGTLVLLIAVIIAGGGIPNIVNDLINENPNLVTPYGADGNLTAAYVSSFWILVGVGVVGLPQIAVRAMSYKNSRSMHRALIIGTIVTGFIMLNMHLIGVFARPVMPGIEIGDKVIPLIALETLPPWVAGIVLAAPMAAIMSTVDSLLLLVSSSIVKDVYLNYIKPDATMKTIKQISFGVTGILGIIVFLLALNPPELLIFLNLFAFGGLEAAFIWPIVLGLYWKWGNKYGAMASMATGIFSYIVIHFYNIENGNLFGVHTVTVPVLLSLAAFITFSLLIDRKAYRYNTIK, encoded by the coding sequence ATGAATTACGCAGTATTGGTCCCGATGCTTGCCTTTTTAGTAATTATCTTTTTTATTGGCTATTGGTCTAGCCGGAAATTATCAGCGTCTTCTAACTTTATTAGTGATTATTTTCTAGGCGGCCGAGAACTTGGCGGCTTTGTTCTCGCGATGACAATGGTTGCGACATACGGCAGTGCCTCAAGTTTTCTTGGTGGTCCCGGCACAGCTTATACGATGGGCTTTGGCTGGGTACTGCTCGCCATGGCGCAAGTTGTAACCGGTTATTTCGTTTTGATGATTCTCGGGAAAAAATACGCCATTATGGCACGTCGCTACAAAGCAGTAACGATGATCGATTTTTTAAAAGCGCGTTACAATAGCACAATTGTGGTATTGTTATCGGCTTTTAGCATTATCGTTTTCTTGTTTTCTGCTATGGCAGCTCAATGGATTGGCGGCGCACGACTTGTTGAATCATTAACCGGCTTGTCGTATAACTCGGCTTTGTTTTTGTTTGCTATTAGCGTGTTGGTGTATGTCACGATCGGTGGGTTCCGAGCCGTTGCCTTGACCGATGCTGTGCAAGGGGCGGTAATGCTCGTCGGAACCCTTGTCCTATTGATCGCGGTTATTATCGCGGGTGGCGGGATTCCGAATATCGTCAACGATTTGATCAATGAAAACCCGAACTTGGTTACGCCATACGGCGCAGATGGCAATTTGACGGCCGCTTACGTATCGTCATTTTGGATACTCGTGGGAGTCGGTGTTGTCGGCTTGCCACAAATTGCGGTGCGCGCCATGTCTTATAAAAACTCGCGTTCGATGCACCGGGCATTAATTATCGGCACAATTGTTACGGGGTTTATTATGCTCAACATGCATTTGATCGGTGTTTTTGCCCGTCCGGTTATGCCAGGAATCGAAATTGGAGACAAAGTCATTCCGCTTATTGCGCTAGAAACGTTGCCGCCGTGGGTTGCAGGAATCGTGCTCGCGGCTCCAATGGCTGCGATTATGTCGACCGTCGATTCGCTGTTGTTACTTGTCAGTTCGTCGATTGTTAAAGACGTTTACTTGAATTACATAAAACCTGATGCCACGATGAAAACCATTAAACAGATTTCGTTTGGTGTAACAGGCATACTTGGAATTATTGTTTTCTTACTTGCTTTAAATCCACCAGAGCTGCTCATTTTCTTGAATTTATTCGCATTTGGCGGGTTAGAAGCCGCGTTTATTTGGCCGATTGTTCTTGGTTTGTATTGGAAATGGGGCAATAAATACGGAGCGATGGCTTCTATGGCGACGGGAATTTTCAGCTATATCGTCATTCATTTTTACAACATCGAAAACGGCAATTTGTTCGGTGTACATACGGTAACGGTGCCAGTATTGTTGTCACTTGCAGCTTTTATCACGTTTAGTTTGTTGATCGACAGAAAAGCGTATCGATACAATACAATAAAATAA
- a CDS encoding nuclease-related domain-containing protein, with the protein MIIKYREKPIKIAGYEALLKRISPTHPKRAAIKNSLNNARAGFAGEERLDEALDFFDPPYAYQLIQDFSLPAPYKIQVDTVLITQSCVILLEVKNITGKLQFKQNPSALYSILADGEIKSYKSPVTQMNETAIRMGKFLKTLGCNLPISSLIVIAHPSQIVQDAPSNARILAVGELNFYLSNLHMPKPILSTDELYQLGHAFLAAHQNYQPFPLAPKFQIEPSEIEGGVFCPRCHFGKMTTTKVAWECEMCRLISKDAHIHTLYEWFMLIKPTINTAECRDFIGLKNLDTAKRFLLNNNCQPVGGRKYRKYMQQSFHK; encoded by the coding sequence ATGATTATCAAATACCGAGAAAAGCCAATAAAAATTGCAGGCTACGAAGCGTTATTAAAAAGAATTTCACCAACTCACCCAAAACGTGCCGCCATCAAAAACAGTCTCAATAATGCAAGAGCAGGTTTTGCTGGGGAAGAGCGTTTGGACGAAGCGCTCGATTTTTTTGATCCACCTTATGCCTATCAACTTATCCAAGATTTTTCATTGCCGGCACCATACAAAATTCAAGTCGATACCGTTTTGATTACGCAAAGCTGCGTGATTTTACTTGAAGTCAAAAACATTACGGGGAAACTGCAATTCAAACAAAACCCGAGCGCACTCTATTCGATTTTGGCCGATGGCGAAATAAAGAGCTACAAAAGTCCCGTCACGCAAATGAATGAAACAGCGATCCGAATGGGCAAGTTTTTAAAAACTCTTGGCTGTAATTTGCCGATTTCTAGCCTAATTGTCATTGCCCATCCTTCACAAATTGTCCAAGACGCACCGTCAAACGCGCGCATTTTAGCAGTAGGCGAACTAAACTTTTATCTGTCGAACTTACACATGCCAAAGCCAATTCTTTCTACGGATGAACTTTACCAGCTGGGCCACGCATTTCTCGCGGCTCATCAAAACTATCAACCCTTTCCGCTCGCTCCAAAATTTCAAATTGAACCATCCGAAATCGAAGGGGGCGTTTTTTGTCCACGTTGCCATTTCGGAAAAATGACGACAACCAAAGTCGCTTGGGAATGCGAAATGTGCCGACTTATTAGTAAGGATGCTCACATCCATACACTGTACGAATGGTTTATGCTAATAAAACCCACCATCAATACAGCTGAGTGCCGTGATTTTATCGGACTTAAAAACTTAGACACGGCCAAACGATTTCTGCTCAACAACAATTGCCAGCCAGTTGGAGGAAGAAAGTATCGCAAATACATGCAGCAATCATTTCACAAATAA
- a CDS encoding S66 peptidase family protein produces MRTLPKRLKKGDTVGIISPSSPPNQENLKKALPFLEELGLNVKLGKSVAEVNGYLAGTDEERLADLHAMFEDQEVAGIFCAGGGYGAARYADQIDYAMIKENPKVFWGYSDITFLHTAIGEYANLVTFHGSMLASDVGKPEFHERSRRMFGQLFGPFELHYTEEVSPLETMVGGVAQGELVGGNLSLIRSAIGTKFDLGVKGKILLIEDVDEEPAEVDEILNHLRMARKFDEAAGIIIGDFKNAEPKKRKPSLTLEQVFDHYFSDLNIPVVKGFKIGHCEPHFSVPLGALARLDADAKTLTILPGVE; encoded by the coding sequence GTGAGAACTTTGCCAAAACGATTAAAAAAAGGGGATACGGTGGGGATTATTTCACCTTCCAGTCCACCAAATCAAGAAAACTTAAAAAAAGCATTGCCGTTTTTAGAAGAGCTCGGCTTAAACGTAAAGCTTGGTAAATCCGTTGCCGAAGTAAATGGCTATTTGGCTGGGACAGATGAAGAACGTTTGGCTGATTTGCATGCTATGTTTGAAGACCAAGAAGTGGCTGGCATTTTTTGTGCAGGCGGCGGCTACGGAGCAGCACGCTACGCAGACCAAATCGATTACGCCATGATCAAAGAAAATCCAAAAGTGTTTTGGGGCTATTCGGATATTACCTTTTTACATACAGCCATCGGCGAATACGCAAATTTGGTGACGTTCCATGGATCGATGTTGGCGTCAGACGTAGGAAAACCGGAATTTCACGAACGCAGCAGACGCATGTTTGGCCAATTATTTGGACCATTTGAATTGCATTACACAGAAGAAGTATCGCCACTTGAAACAATGGTGGGGGGAGTTGCTCAAGGGGAGTTGGTCGGAGGCAATCTGTCGTTGATTCGCAGTGCAATTGGCACGAAGTTTGATTTGGGTGTAAAAGGAAAAATTTTATTGATTGAAGATGTGGATGAAGAACCGGCTGAAGTGGACGAAATTCTCAACCACTTGCGCATGGCACGAAAGTTTGATGAAGCTGCAGGTATTATTATTGGTGATTTCAAAAATGCTGAGCCTAAAAAGCGCAAGCCATCATTGACATTAGAGCAAGTATTCGACCATTATTTTAGCGATTTGAACATCCCAGTCGTAAAAGGCTTTAAAATCGGCCATTGTGAACCGCATTTTTCAGTGCCATTGGGTGCGCTTGCTAGACTAGATGCGGATGCTAAAACCTTAACCATTCTTCCAGGCGTCGAATAA